One region of Erwinia tracheiphila genomic DNA includes:
- a CDS encoding IS91 family transposase, whose protein sequence is MEVGHVTKMLACGTRISGVKEYGCDNPGCRHVRYITNACHSRACPSCGKKATVLWIAARLNRLPDCDWIHLVFTLPDSLWPLFEVNRGLLNDLCRLAVDNLLFAAGKRGRDIGIFCAIHTYGRRLNWHLHVHVSVTCGGINEHRKWKKISFRKDAMRARWMWNIRQLLPDVWYEGVALPPSLSHITTESQWHSLVLTAGGDYWHVYMSKKTAGGKNTVKYPGRHLKEPPVAGSRLAHYAGGTTLGFRHHDHNTGEQATETLTRRDIVARLKQHIPEKFFRMVRYFGFLANRVCGEKLPVVCSAPGVGNPAPVPKVCYAQMSKQFMRRDPFECVLCGGRMEYRRAVAGLSVQGLKTHAREIGLMRYIPG, encoded by the coding sequence ATCGAGGTCGGGCACGTCACCAAAATGCTCGCCTGCGGCACCCGTATCAGCGGCGTGAAGGAATATGGCTGCGATAATCCCGGGTGCCGGCATGTCAGATACATCACCAACGCCTGCCACAGCCGGGCCTGCCCCTCCTGCGGGAAAAAGGCCACCGTCCTGTGGATTGCCGCCCGGCTTAACCGTCTGCCGGACTGCGACTGGATACATCTCGTCTTCACCCTCCCCGATTCGCTGTGGCCCCTGTTTGAGGTTAACCGCGGGCTGCTCAACGACCTCTGCCGGCTGGCCGTCGATAACCTACTGTTTGCTGCCGGAAAACGCGGGCGGGATATCGGTATCTTCTGCGCCATCCATACGTACGGCCGGCGACTCAACTGGCATCTCCATGTGCACGTCTCCGTCACCTGCGGCGGTATCAACGAGCACAGAAAGTGGAAAAAAATCAGCTTCCGTAAGGATGCCATGCGCGCCCGCTGGATGTGGAATATCCGGCAGCTGTTGCCGGACGTCTGGTATGAAGGCGTTGCGCTGCCGCCTTCCCTGAGCCACATCACCACCGAATCACAGTGGCACAGCCTGGTGCTGACCGCCGGAGGCGATTACTGGCACGTGTACATGTCAAAAAAGACGGCCGGTGGCAAAAACACCGTGAAATACCCGGGCCGCCACCTGAAAGAACCGCCTGTAGCGGGCTCCCGGCTGGCGCACTACGCCGGCGGTACCACGCTGGGCTTCCGCCACCATGACCACAACACCGGTGAGCAGGCGACGGAAACGCTGACGCGGCGTGACATAGTGGCACGGCTGAAACAGCACATCCCGGAGAAGTTCTTCCGGATGGTGCGCTATTTTGGTTTTCTGGCCAACAGGGTGTGCGGAGAAAAGCTGCCGGTGGTCTGCAGCGCGCCGGGGGTGGGTAACCCGGCACCGGTACCAAAGGTGTGCTACGCGCAGATGAGTAAGCAGTTCATGCGGCGTGACCCGTTTGAATGCGTGTTGTGTGGAGGGCGTATGGAGTACCGCCGCGCGGTGGCAGGCCTGAGCGTACAGGGGCTGAAAACCCACGCGCGGGAGATCGGCCTGATGAGGTACATCCCCGGCTGA
- a CDS encoding CopG family ribbon-helix-helix protein — MSAATSIRLDDELKDRLKTLADDRHRSAHALMLEAITEYIDREEKRSQYLRDGQAAWQHYQETGLHLSAEEVESWIDTWGTENEQDAPSCHR, encoded by the coding sequence ATGTCAGCAGCAACATCCATCAGGCTTGATGATGAACTCAAAGACCGCCTGAAAACTCTTGCCGATGATCGCCACCGTTCCGCTCATGCTTTGATGCTGGAAGCGATCACCGAATACATCGACCGCGAAGAAAAGCGCAGCCAGTACCTCCGGGATGGGCAGGCCGCATGGCAGCACTATCAGGAAACCGGTCTGCACCTGAGCGCCGAAGAAGTGGAATCCTGGATAGATACCTGGGGAACTGAGAATGAGCAGGATGCTCCGTCATGCCACAGGTAA
- a CDS encoding type II toxin-antitoxin system RelE/ParE family toxin, with amino-acid sequence MPQVIVSALAQRDLQRLQDFLKTKNRLAARKAGEVIVRAIQQLKTQPDMGRPVSLLPLEYQELVIGFGDSGYVMLYRHDRETDQIVILTALHQKEAGYRGLQE; translated from the coding sequence ATGCCACAGGTAATCGTCTCCGCACTGGCGCAGCGGGATTTACAGCGCCTGCAAGACTTTCTCAAAACCAAAAACCGGCTGGCAGCCAGAAAAGCCGGTGAGGTAATCGTCCGGGCTATACAGCAGCTGAAGACACAGCCGGATATGGGTCGCCCGGTTTCGCTTCTCCCGCTGGAATACCAGGAACTGGTGATCGGATTTGGCGACAGTGGTTATGTCATGCTCTATCGCCACGACCGGGAAACAGACCAGATAGTGATCCTGACAGCCCTACACCAGAAAGAAGCCGGCTATCGCGGCCTGCAGGAATAA
- a CDS encoding IS91 family transposase — translation MAGSDPAFQPRPMKSLFQRNGTRADIIETYPLRDVEVEVVTKMLACGTPLMGSREFCCENGGFTHHRYVHQSCNGRGCPTCGKKATDIWIATMMARLPDTPCQHGTFTLPDTLWPLFAVNRWLTDHLFALAADNLLYAAEKRGLPIGIFGALHTYGRQFNWNCHLHLSWTTGGINSHVDWKKMSFALPKVRERWIWNVRQFLLSAWGALSLPPSLAHIRDYDEWKRLILSLGKNAQGEDYWHVYFAKPTKNARQTAKYLGRYLKKPPVAGARLAHYDGGSRISLRFLDHRTGHYGTLELSQREMILRLIQHIPEKHFRMIRYFGFLANRVVGKLLPLVKKALEQEESPAVKQITFAALSQGLLNVDPFRCILCGGRMVYRRALAAVPLATLVDNARDIARMRFVG, via the coding sequence GGCTGGTTCTGATCCCGCCTTCCAGCCCCGGCCAATGAAATCGCTGTTCCAGCGCAACGGGACACGGGCTGACATCATAGAGACGTACCCGCTCCGGGACGTGGAGGTGGAGGTCGTCACAAAGATGCTGGCCTGCGGCACGCCGCTGATGGGCAGCCGGGAGTTTTGCTGTGAGAACGGCGGCTTTACGCATCACCGCTATGTGCACCAGAGCTGTAACGGGAGGGGATGCCCGACCTGTGGCAAAAAGGCCACCGATATCTGGATTGCGACGATGATGGCTCGTCTGCCCGACACGCCCTGCCAGCACGGCACCTTCACGCTCCCGGACACCCTGTGGCCACTGTTTGCCGTCAACCGCTGGCTCACGGACCATCTGTTTGCTCTGGCGGCCGACAACCTGCTGTACGCCGCAGAGAAACGCGGACTCCCCATCGGCATTTTTGGCGCACTGCACACCTACGGTCGCCAGTTTAACTGGAACTGCCATCTGCACCTGTCGTGGACCACGGGAGGGATAAACTCGCATGTGGACTGGAAAAAGATGTCGTTCGCGCTGCCGAAGGTCAGGGAGAGGTGGATATGGAACGTGCGTCAGTTCCTGCTGTCGGCCTGGGGGGCCCTGTCCCTGCCGCCGTCGCTGGCCCACATCCGGGATTATGATGAATGGAAACGCCTGATACTCAGCCTGGGGAAAAATGCACAGGGAGAGGATTACTGGCACGTCTATTTTGCGAAACCGACGAAAAATGCGCGTCAGACGGCGAAGTACCTGGGCCGTTATCTGAAGAAACCGCCGGTGGCGGGTGCCCGGCTGGCGCATTATGACGGAGGAAGCCGTATCAGCCTGCGCTTCCTGGATCACAGAACAGGGCATTACGGGACGCTGGAGTTAAGTCAGCGGGAAATGATATTACGGCTGATACAGCACATCCCGGAGAAGCATTTCAGGATGATACGGTATTTTGGCTTTCTGGCGAACCGTGTGGTGGGAAAGTTGCTGCCGTTAGTGAAAAAAGCACTGGAACAGGAAGAAAGCCCGGCGGTGAAACAAATCACCTTCGCGGCTCTGAGTCAGGGTCTGCTGAATGTGGATCCGTTCAGGTGCATCCTGTGCGGAGGGAGGATGGTATACCGTCGTGCGCTGGCGGCGGTGCCACTGGCCACTCTGGTGGATAATGCCAGGGATATCGCGCGAATGCGGTTTGTGGGCTGA